One segment of Leptospirillum ferrooxidans C2-3 DNA contains the following:
- a CDS encoding RNA-guided endonuclease InsQ/TnpB family protein, translated as MQTGKRFRAYPTPAQEKILLQWIGHQRFIYNAKVSEDRYYRAFAKKAVSLSGTPVPVDQEYARFIGPETSWLREVPSPILRNGAVRWKQAYARFFSGLARRPTFKGKDGRQSVWITSELFSFRTNDETQCGELILGTKKFPLGVLSFKAQTPYSRPASLHVSVEAGKWFISFSSEDGLPEPKEEDTVSWLRMFSEEELEGKTLGFDRGVTIPVMASSGRRIDFSDIQKARMEKKERTRKRWQRKLARQQKGSQNRKRTKRRLARSFEYAKNVRKDVIHKATRDLVSDPDRTLFVVEDLKVKNMTRSPEPKKDESGRNVRNGARAKAGLNWAILSSCWGLFVVLLSYKARRSGKLVIKVSPQFSSQECARCGHIHPDNRPSQAGFVCQRCGLADNADLNASRVIAKRGIRLLLEGKVPQKTIRRCGIGKLKTLGPERSEVKASGEDDKTRRTKRLRASSAKEELPLARSETPPTAQSA; from the coding sequence ATGCAGACCGGCAAGCGCTTCCGTGCGTATCCCACTCCCGCCCAAGAAAAGATCTTGCTTCAATGGATCGGACACCAGCGGTTCATTTACAACGCCAAGGTGTCCGAAGACCGGTATTACCGGGCCTTCGCCAAAAAAGCGGTCTCTCTTTCGGGAACGCCCGTTCCCGTCGACCAGGAGTACGCCCGGTTCATCGGACCGGAGACCTCCTGGCTCCGGGAGGTTCCCTCCCCGATCCTCCGCAACGGGGCAGTCCGGTGGAAACAAGCCTACGCCCGCTTCTTTTCCGGCCTGGCCCGGCGGCCCACGTTCAAGGGGAAGGACGGACGGCAGTCGGTCTGGATCACCTCCGAACTGTTCTCCTTCCGGACCAACGATGAAACGCAATGCGGAGAACTGATTCTGGGAACAAAGAAATTCCCGCTCGGGGTTCTGTCCTTCAAGGCCCAGACCCCGTATTCCCGTCCCGCCTCGCTTCACGTCTCGGTCGAGGCGGGGAAGTGGTTCATCTCCTTCTCCTCGGAGGATGGACTCCCGGAACCGAAGGAGGAGGACACGGTCTCCTGGCTCCGGATGTTTTCGGAAGAAGAGCTTGAGGGCAAAACCCTGGGCTTCGACCGGGGCGTGACGATTCCGGTGATGGCCAGCTCCGGCCGGAGAATCGACTTTTCCGACATCCAGAAGGCCCGGATGGAGAAAAAGGAACGGACACGGAAACGCTGGCAACGAAAACTCGCCCGGCAACAAAAAGGGTCGCAGAACCGGAAGAGGACGAAACGACGCTTGGCCCGGTCCTTCGAGTATGCCAAGAACGTCCGCAAGGACGTGATCCACAAGGCCACCCGCGACCTTGTGTCCGATCCCGACCGGACCCTTTTCGTTGTTGAGGATCTCAAGGTCAAAAACATGACGAGGAGCCCTGAGCCGAAAAAGGACGAATCCGGACGGAATGTCCGGAACGGAGCCCGCGCCAAGGCCGGACTCAACTGGGCGATCCTGTCGTCCTGCTGGGGTCTGTTCGTGGTGCTCCTGTCCTACAAAGCCCGGAGATCCGGAAAGCTCGTCATCAAGGTCTCTCCTCAATTCAGTTCGCAGGAATGCGCCCGGTGCGGGCACATTCATCCGGACAACCGGCCTTCCCAGGCCGGGTTCGTCTGCCAGCGCTGTGGACTCGCGGACAACGCCGATCTCAACGCCAGCCGTGTCATCGCCAAGAGGGGCATTCGTCTTCTTCTGGAAGGGAAAGTCCCGCAGAAGACGATTCGGCGGTGCGGGATCGGAAAACTCAAAACACTAGGGCCGGAACGGTCCGAAGTCAAAGCCTCCGGAGAGGACGATAAGACGCGAAGGACCAAACGCCTTCGCGCATCCTCGGCGAAAGAGGAACTTCCGCTCGCGAGATCGGAAACCCCTCCTACAGCGCAAAGCGCTTAG
- a CDS encoding DinB family protein yields the protein MRREGPNAFAHPRRKRNFRSRDRKPLLQRKALRSGRVHDLSMAQWTAIPVDSDALYLGTRIQKITISALVRHMLHTERFWIGAIDALPPGATLPLPGRASDLENVSDGKTLVLSYRKSFSENLQRLQNLSSETLGKEIVFVDRKYTVMGFLWSILGHHAYHLGQIDLVMRQQGMQAPEYMEWPEKGKVLG from the coding sequence ATAAGACGCGAAGGACCAAACGCCTTCGCGCATCCTCGGCGAAAGAGGAACTTCCGCTCGCGAGATCGGAAACCCCTCCTACAGCGCAAAGCGCTTAGGAGCGGGAGAGTTCATGATCTGTCAATGGCCCAATGGACCGCCATTCCTGTTGACTCTGATGCCCTTTACCTCGGAACCAGGATACAGAAAATCACGATTTCCGCTCTGGTGAGACATATGCTGCACACCGAACGTTTCTGGATCGGTGCGATTGATGCCTTGCCTCCGGGTGCAACACTTCCCCTGCCGGGAAGGGCCTCCGACCTGGAGAACGTCTCCGACGGGAAAACTCTGGTTTTGAGCTACAGAAAAAGTTTTTCGGAAAATCTGCAGCGCCTTCAGAATCTGTCATCGGAAACTCTCGGCAAAGAGATTGTTTTTGTGGACCGGAAATATACGGTTATGGGATTTCTCTGGTCTATTCTTGGACATCATGCCTATCATCTGGGTCAGATCGATTTGGTAATGCGCCAGCAAGGGATGCAAGCCCCGGAGTATATGGAATGGCCTGAAAAAGGAAAGGTGCTGGGATGA